GCGCCATCAAGTAACGTATTAAGCTGTTCTAATTTCTTAATTTTGACATTCACAGTACGTGTTGCTGTATAACCATTAATCACCGAACGCTCTGCTTTTTTATCATACTCATAGTTTGGTTGAGTACGGATATTAGCGGCGTCGATATCTTCCTTCACAACACCATTTTCTTTTAAGAAGGCAAAATATTTTGCAACACGCTCATCGACTAGTTTCTTAGCCTGAGCTGCATCTTTTGCTCTTTCATTAACCTGAATATTTAATGTCGCCATATCAGGAGCCGCTTTAATTGTCGCATTACCCGATGTTGTAATATGTGGTCCTTCTGGCTCCGAAGCGGCTAGTGCAATGGAAGGTAATCCCAGCGTAAACACGGATGCTAATACAATCGCTCTTAATTTCACAAAAAACCCCCTGACAAGATTAATTTTAATGCCCTGTTTTTAGGACTAAGAAGAACATTAGCATATATGATGTAAAGTTCTTTAAGATTAAAAGAGGGTTTTCCATCCTTGTGCAGCTAATTGAACAGCAATAAACCACATCACACATCCTACAAACAAATTAATCATACGTTGAGAGCGTGTTTTGCTTAATATGGGAGAAAACCAAGCCGCAAGTAGTGATAATGCAAAAAACCAACTTATAGAGGCAAATACCGCACCAATTGTAAACCAAGGTCGAAGATCTGAGGTTAATTGTCCTCCAATACTACCTATCACAACAAAAGTATCTAAATAAACATGAGGATTAAGCCAAGTTACGGCAATTAATGTCACAATCACACGCCAACGACTTTTTACCTGATTTTCATTTTGTGATAATTCAATATCTTTTGAAAAAGCGGTTTTAAATGCATTCCAACCATACCAAAGTAAAAATGCCACTCCTCCCCATGTGATCAAGAATAAAAGCGTTTCTGATTGGCTAAGTAATGCACTACCACCAAAAACACCTGCTGTTATCAATACAACATCACTTAAAGCGCATAAAAATGCACTCATTAAATGAAATTGTTTTTTACTCCCTTGCTGTAAAACAAAAGCATTCTGTGCACCTATCGGTAAAATCATAGCTGCACTTAATAAAAAACCCTGAATAAAAGTTGTAAACATGCAAAATACCTTAATAATTATTCGTTAGGAATTAGCTGAATAATAGAGGGATTTTGATATTAGAGGAAATGAATCATTCTTATTGTTAATAAGAAAAACTAATGATCATAAAATATGGAAAAAATAAAAATCTCACTAAGATTAATAAGATGAAATAACCATATTCAT
This portion of the Proteus vulgaris genome encodes:
- a CDS encoding oxidative stress defense protein gives rise to the protein MKLRAIVLASVFTLGLPSIALAASEPEGPHITTSGNATIKAAPDMATLNIQVNERAKDAAQAKKLVDERVAKYFAFLKENGVVKEDIDAANIRTQPNYEYDKKAERSVINGYTATRTVNVKIKKLEQLNTLLDGALAAGLNEINNVEFGVNNPEQYKVKAREVAIKNAIDQATSVAKGFGADLGAVYSVSYRAPEATPYPIAQVRMDAMALKAQAPAAVQETYEQQSIEFKDYVDVVFELKRTK
- the argO gene encoding arginine exporter ArgO, with translation MFTTFIQGFLLSAAMILPIGAQNAFVLQQGSKKQFHLMSAFLCALSDVVLITAGVFGGSALLSQSETLLFLITWGGVAFLLWYGWNAFKTAFSKDIELSQNENQVKSRWRVIVTLIAVTWLNPHVYLDTFVVIGSIGGQLTSDLRPWFTIGAVFASISWFFALSLLAAWFSPILSKTRSQRMINLFVGCVMWFIAVQLAAQGWKTLF